Within Astyanax mexicanus isolate ESR-SI-001 chromosome 2, AstMex3_surface, whole genome shotgun sequence, the genomic segment CCCAAATCTCGGATTGAGGCAAACACACAGCACCAAAGAATTACAGGTTCCTCCTTTTGCCTCTAACCTCTTCACATCAACTCAGACTGTGTGCCAGGGGGCTCAAACCAGAcgaagaaagatataaaaatatactcacacgtggtgcggctgcagcggccccggacacccctcgacccccagagaaaacgccttttcctctaaaaaacagttgaggttctaaggttgggtttcttttttttttaacccaagagcgTCCTCCGCTTTTCTTGCAGGGTCTAGAGGTCCCGGTGCACGAGCAGCCCACCGCAGGGACGCCAGtgcctggctgtgaccgaggagCGAAATTGAGGAagtaactcattcagcaacgtttcgtttgcgtcaaagtacactacatacagagactcttaaacacatctcattaaaaacacacatagtcttatcacacaacatcaagagccagaataaagctcttcgtacgtggggctgaggtagtctacgagAAAAAGGAAGCCAAACCACTATAGACGatgattttcatgtattttttccttgttgctctgggagcaggacaacagcaggacattgtgcatttgaccatcacagatatcattgtaatcagcatttatgtgttgaaaattattattattattatttttttttttattattgtataatcaaaatgaaaatttttgattaaaaggggggaaatgtgggggaaaatcaacatttattccatgtattcctgatttacttcatgtattcataatcaattatactgattattactgttaatcattcaatattcatcctgttaatcattcaatcagtatgttatcattgaatgattaacaggatgaatattgaatgattaacagtaataatcagtataattgattatgaatacatgaagtaaatcaggaatacatggaataaatgttgattttcccccacagcatgtaaggtgagtctatcccaggggcgctacacatggaggcataatcaggtacttagatctcttgcaggtgcacttgataagaaacggttagaagttaataacatgcccgtggtaggttgcagtagggtaatcacgtttgtgcgtgaggggcagcatagtggagaaacagcacagtgcttgaaaactgctggtaagtgggccaatgcacgagattggaagttattagtggatgtaggtagtaaactgcagatcccagagtgcattctggttacaaccttgaggccggatgtagtgttgtactctgaaagtaagcggatagtgtattttatagagctgactgttccgtttgaagacgaggtagatggagcttatgaaaggaaaaggctgaagtatacagacttggtggctgaggtgagagagcgtgggtggcaagcgtatattagaccggtagaggtaggtactagaggctttgttgcgaagtctgccacaagactgctgtctgaattcggaattagaggtcgtgtgctaaggactgtagtgaaggagttgtcagatgtagctgaaagatctagtcagtggttgtggttcagaagggctgaggctgtgtggggaagggagtgagtttgtgcttctacagcaagcttggaggggggtgggtctgggacaccagacttcactgttgagccttctggaggtgtcgtgggcctaattcagcgaaacactgacgaaggaaggtgcctgcctgatgacccctgagaagagcttgcactgaagtttgtgttagagtttggatgaaggggattggtgtggtcctgctcttgtaataatttgtctcatgagtttttgtagacgtctgagtacttggcagttgaggcacggaccatgaacatagttcgctatgcttctggattcttgtcgagccagtatcagatggtagtggttgctgtgttctgctcacgcaacttataatgtgatttattgtgtgtgattgtgcttaggtaagtgtgttgttgccatagttaaaggaagtgagcttagattaaggagggattctgtttgttcataggttattttttggtaggtctgttacttggcagttgaggcaatggaccatgaacatagtgttaggctgtgcttctggattcttgtcgagccagtatcagattgtggtggttttgctattgctgttagttgagtgagtagtagatcctggctgagccctatgcataaccccagctgttaggtgcaggatttgtcaatttcctgtattatattacttattattttGATGTAATCagatttcagtggaagtcaatgtgaaaagatTTGATCCCAagatattgtgatatcatttctATTGGACCTGTATGTGaggtgagtgaggttaaacagtggacagtgtgctcatggcaaagcgaggtgaattatgggagttgtagtgaggactGATAGAGGGTGCATATGGACGGGACAGTGAGTGCAGTGGTAATGATGGTAATAATGGTGACCGGTGACATCTGTCCAGACTTGTCCATGCAAACAATTTAGTTTCAATTCAAACTACAAGAGACTTTGTTTTATTgtcaataaaaatgtgtttgttgttcaGGTTTACTTCTCAGAAGTGTATCCCAATGACTACACGAGACAGACTCATGCAGCCAATGATGAGGAGCTGTGCTTTTATAAAAAGGATGAAAATTTTGATAAAGGGTAGGATTTAACtctttataaaaacacatttttaaatatattcatgttAGTAATGCAGACATTGATTTGTGCTGTATTAATTACTCTAATTATATGTGTGAATCCTTCTGTATTAAAGAGGTGGATTTGTCCAGTATCTAAAACCTGAAAACTCTGACAAAAAAGGTAACTATACACTCATACTCATACTGCActcataaaaaaacaagaaaaaaatgtgttCACTTACTTATTTTTAAGATCACCTTAGGTATACAAAAGAttacattaatagtatagaatattatgtataatatagtaatgtatagtatagtaaagcacagtttagtaaagtacagtacagttcaGAATATtatagtatgtatagtatagtacagtttagtatagtattgtaatttaaagtatagtttagtatagtatgcATAGTATAGtaatgtatagtatagtgtagtaatttatagtatataataggatagtatagcacagtatattataatattgtatagTTTTGTATAGTATATTGTATAGTATAATGGctctcttttatcttttatctgcttcttgttgtcagacaggttctatttaactGATTTCTTAATTCttcaggtctggcagtaatcaggcctggttgtggttagtaaaaTTAAACACAGATTTCCAAAAAAATTTAGTTAATCACAgataatttagctttttatatttactcaggttatctttgtctgatattaaagtttgtttgataatctaaaaaaggGTAAGTAGGGCAAGAAAGCAAAAATAATTTGTAGAAATCTATAGGGGGCAAATACGTTTTCAGTAGTCAGTAGTAAACTGCTGTATTAGTACCTTGTACTGCAGTATTGTTTTTTCACCTTACATCACTTTTACCTAACTACATATTTTTGATGAATTTACTTGCAACGTTATTCGTTGCAAATATTACTAAAAACGTTTgtaatcattccaaacccacattatcaatGTCAAAGCGGTAGATGGCACCGTGTTCTATGAAACTGCTCATCATTGAGCGAATGAAATGATCAAGCTATTATAGGAGTCTATTATAAGAGGACAGTGCTGTTCCTGTTCCCACAcagtactttacttttactttaagtacttgagtagtacatcttgcaataaactacttgcaatacttaaataTAAAACTTGTTGAATACCTTAGtacaggggtctgcaattaagtttggccgcgggccagatattttctaaGCCATAAGTGGTGGGCCACAAAACAAAAAACCTGTTAAggaaaatgtagtgtaatgggatggagtgctacagactagtagctctccagcccagagggttgttgaacccagttgcagaacagttgaattcaaagcaggtaaacccaagaacaAAGGAAACAATAAAAACGCTCCTCACGTGGGATTGAACCTGGGTCggcagggtcgcagtccaatacactatcgctgccccttataaggagatagggagcccaagaacgggcagaaaaagagaacaggcagaaactaaacTTACGCTgtgcgcgacagagagacaggggagtaaTGTAAACtaaagcttgccagagaagcattttatttatttatttatttatttttcattttcgtTTATTATAGATCAAATAACTTCACAGGCCAGATTTCTGAGTCTTTAGTACTTTATTTACGTCTGCTGTTTCCCACCCTCTTATTTACTCTCTTTAAAAAGTTATCTGTTTATAGGGggctctaaataaaaataatctgctattatttactgttttatttttcatattaaacTTAGAAAAATCTGATCCAAACTGGGAGAAAGACATCTACATCGATCCAGTGGACTTCCATTCTAAGCAGCCCACACGAGTAACTGACGTCTGCAGAAGAGCGGGAAATATCATAATGGAGGAGACGGAGGTGATGCCTGTGGTGGATGCCTTTATCAATCAACTGCGGACGGCAAAAAATAACAGGTACTGTAAATACTTATAAAATACCAATTACTTGGTCAAAAGGCCGCCGAGTCTATAAATAGGGCAGCAATTACTGGAGCACTATACTCCTCCCTCCAGGgacaggtgtgttacttttttaaacatcatttcaGCAGATAAAGGAAGTAAGCTAAAATTGATAAGCTACTTAAAACTCAGTATGGATCTTTTTCAGGGCATCTGCTCACACTGAGCAATGAAAAaccatttattttttaccttttttacctaattcttaattcttttaatactataaaatacaataattacacaataatttattttgaaaaaCCAACCCAGTATTCACTCAACTAACAGgctagccacacacacacacacacacacacacacacacatgcaagcacacacacacaggtgcacacacacacacatgcaagcacacacacagaggtgcACACACCAGCCAACAACAGAACAAAGAGCACTGTTTAATGTTGTGTGCGCGTGTATGCATGCTCAGCGGAGAGAAGGTAGATTATCATTCTCAAATGTTTGTGCCCCTAAAAAGGACTGGCAACAATCTGGTAATGAGTAATGATGCAGCACGTAAAAATCTGttggagtaaaagtattaaactcatggaaaatatgtagtgaagtaaaattagaggtaggagaaaaaaaataatacttacagtaaagtacagatacagcattttactacttaagtacagtagtaaaatatttttacttcGTTACTATACATCTCCACCtgccataaaataaaacaaacaataacaattATACAATGgaagcgagaaaaaaaaaaacttctatgaagtacacttttagtttactgtaattcaatatacttctaatatACTTATTcctaaatatacttttgtacatttttagcaaagtgtgttaaaacaactgttacagtagttcaattaaagtgcaatgtatcatgtaactttttagaaagtaaaataaatgactaaataattacatttttaacacgctaaaaattgtaatacagtatattaaatatatatttttgaacccaacaaagtatactagaagtgtgctacttaaaaAGGCAGGaacaaaaagcatatttgtactctaatgtaaatatatttaacatcaattcttagtacattcctaatatacctggtgtataatagtgatacaattgtaatactcattaaatgtattataattttactgtaagcaaatTTAAAATAAGGGGTTACGTACaggaagtagtttaaatgttacgtaagtataaataaaatagtttaattttagCACAGTTAAGTAAACTTAGCAGTAGAACGTTTGTactattttatacaattaaagtataataagtacaaactaagttgttccattttagcactctttaaatatgctGATTAacaatgtggctacaagtacactttagagcactacagcataataatgcttagtatagtTCAATTTACTTTTTCTTCACTAGGGTtttgttctgtattttgtatgtgtgtgtgtgtttgtatgtgtgagtAGTGATCTGGTGCTGAAGCGTGTACTGAATGTGGAGAGGAAGGAGGACAGAGACGTGGGCAGTCGGTACCTgttggagctggagctggaggacGGGCAGAACCAGATCCTGATGGTGTCTCAGTATTTTTATGTAGAGAAGAGCTCGAGTAAGGAGGGTCCAGTCTCAGTGGAGTGGCTTTCTCTCTGCAGCCCTCAAGACTTCTCCTGGGACCCCAGCGTTAGAGTTGATGTTCTCCTAACAGGTCAGAACTGTGGGatcttttcatttatttcttttattttcctaATTGCTCTTATAACTTTGCTGTGTGTCCTGTATGCTTTTGTTCCCTAACTTTACAAGCAGATTCCCAAATATTACAAGCAGTCTAATAAGGATGTGCAAAAAAAGCTTTACATAAAACACGACATGCCATCTCGtactaaatataaattattattttatatttaatacccGCCTtattatacaattaaatataaactgtgcttttaaaattataaaagtaAGTAAACAAGCTAAttataaactgtaattcttaaaaaaaagtcaatcgagtgctggatgttaatctatacagatttctctttatttgggtgagtaaaacactactgtttatttacagtaagcttagatttccagatttctcctgcactaaggctggagtattagcattagccgctagcactagcggttagtggggaatgccacctgacagcgctacactgaggaaccctgagtgctccgttaagccagggtgatatcagctagcggttcgtcccacgtagcttattttaacacagtaaacatgcagactacattccaatatactcacctctgaatggagaaagagctcgaggctaatgctactctagcagtgctagctggggttaacagcaggctacaggctgataatactcacctctgaatggcaaaagagctagcacttagcacagttaatggctaatgctaatgctgcttcagcagtgttagccgggttagcagcaggctacaggccaataatactcacctctgaacgtccAAAGAGCTAGAAcatagcacggttagcggctaatgctaatactgctccagtctcgagtcttggtgctagagaactaaactgaaactcctgtataaagctgtactgcagcggagtggctttactgctccttaatacctgactggtaaaaaataTACATCAAGGCGCACTCACAGGGcgtcattttttaaagaaaattaatggattttaagtgtgccttatagtatttGTTTGttcaaaccatagactgtatataaagatggacgccgtgtcgctgttcccattcattcaatgaaaatgaagccaaaatcttccgccattttggcgattcagagaccagagtctgcgcagtagagaccagaggaggcagaaaggctgtggagagactgcctactcatttgaataaccctgcccctgagggctgcctcgctgtcacagactgcagagcggggcggagcggagctgacggtctgttattggtcccgcccataagcagcccttttaccataaccacaccttttttgaatagagccgaataaagttttaaaaaccgaattctgtggttatataaaaatttgacaatataagcagaggatacactagctgttgcatttaaataatggacttagaattacagtatattagaaaaaaacgtgattgaaagttgtctgttttgccgttgaaacctatggggatgggtggagttacacagctttctgcagccgaacagcagggggcgcccgacctgtggtggcttcacttttaagagacgatgctctgtccagctatatacagtctatggttcaaacatttgactgatactgtatttgttaatatttttatttattttttaaatctttttattcCAACAGTGAAAAATCAGGGGAGGTGGGTGATCCAGTTCATCAGACAAATGGCGAACATTTACCAAACCACAGGAGATAAGAACTTCAACGTCATCATCATAGATTACAGCAGTGATGACCTGGATATCCAGGCGGCGCTGAAAAATGCTAAATTACCaaggtactttttttttacatcaaaaggGAAAGGACTAGTCTTGAGTGGAGGGCGTGGGCAAGCAAAAAGAACTACTGTAAAGGTGTGTACTATAAAACTAATCACGTTTGATTTTAAGGTTAATGCTAGTTAGTTGCAGAATAAGGGTGGAAGTCAGGAAGTTTAGTGAGTTGAATTGAAGAACGATGGAAGAGGGAAAACATCAGGTCTATAGATCTGTTGATGCCCAAACAAAACCCACTTTGACACCAAAGCTCTAGAGTatgttgtacatgttgtacaaCAGCCTACtgtttattatagttttttaatattttttccactttaggtttttatacctgtaacaagaaagtaaatacaagaagaaaGTCCTGTGTTGTGAACTAAAGCATATTCCTGTATAGTTTAACATAGAGCAAAGGTTTGTTTATTATAGTAAATATCTGGGTAATATACAAActgaaattactaaaaaaaatttttttttcaaatttattcCAATTTTTACAGCATTCCGATTGGCCTGTTCATCAAAAATGATAATATAATGTAGTTGTAACAACTggtagattcacattatgtcagaaAATGAAATGCCATTTAATAGTTTAAATTTGACATATGTATCTTGTGCgtttatataaatgtgtgttatttatatatttctttatttctttatttctttatttaatgtacaaTATCCATTGTTAAAGCTACCAGTACAGGAGGCTGGAAGGAAGGTTCCTAAAGACAACAGCACTGCAAACAGCAATTGATATCAGTGAAGTATGAAAcacagtcttcttcttcttcttcttcttctttcaatTCCTTCTAAACCCTGTATACTCTGGGTTGCTATTTtattaagtaccgtatttttcggactataaggcgcactgtattataaggcgcacgatgagtgaacggtctatttttagtgttagtccatacacaaggcgcactggattataaggcgcactaaatgaaactttatttatatcagtaacaataactctgagcaataaatccttcacaatatctgtgaaaaataacaacatctctgagcaataaatcaacaagcacagcaagtacgtattactccgcgacgctcctgacaacggtagccgcaacgctccgacagaccataatattatgttgaagcacagcaagtacgtattactccgcgaggctcctgacaacggtagccgcaacgcaccgacagaccataatattatgttgaagcacagcaagtaccgcattactccgcgaggcttctgactataatagcgtgttgtgccgaattcggtgaataaaacggttttaaaacagagataaagattggataagtttcatttctggatgaagtgatttccagcgctgtttggatataactgtggattacaggagactggattgatggattctctttagtctggacgcgttttgaaggtaggacctgtggctgagcgcgggtgtgtgttcggggggtggcggcagtgaccggaggttaccccaggacaaaaggagagccttttattactggaaacatgcgctctgacgcagctctaattcatgaaacatacatcctacagtaaaagcacagttctggaatccggagagccaggcggttcgaatggtgtatgacatgaccgcattcgatgaaatatggacgaacgataaacgcaaatatgagagttatgaattattaaaatcataaccaaggcatatttcgccctaaatgtttattttctgaaaggatattccgctaaataggctaaatagctcaaaagcagagattctaagctttaaaatggtatattggatgtctatattgaacctgtaactgttcataactattcagaaacacagccagttatgaaatattaaatatttctggcccgccggtgggccagcgcgtgttaactttacttagaagtgggcgctaaaaagaaacagtttgtgctattaccccagaacgggtggaaaggaaagtttaccggcaccttgttctggccacggagctacagtggaaactagctaccctgaaccacagccgagaggcagtacggcagtcaaaggtaaccgcgcgctagcccaagagggggatctttttctggcgtgggtgaggaattctgcacaacagagtgccgtgtaccacataaaaatcgaggtcagtaaacacaagcaaaatccatacacaaggcgcactgcattataaggcgcaatgacgatttttgggaaaaaataagtattttaagtgcgccttatagcccgaaaaatacggtacacttcTAGCGACATCAACCGCTCTGTTGGACTTCATGAAAGAGTGATTTGCCTGGGCACCTTCTACATGACCTTTATTTAACCATTGTGTTTTGCAGTTGGTTCAGATCTCCTATCATATGTATATAAAGTCATATCCTCAAAAACGTACTTAATTTCCTTAATTCAGTTATTATTTGGATGTATTAAATAAgatcaattggttcttttggcaagtgtgggcagtgtgccaattcctgctggaaaatgaaatcctcgtCCCTCatcttgtcagcagagggaagcataaagtgctgtaagatattcTGTAAAAACACTGCAACTTTAGACTTAATAtagcacagtggaccaacaccagcagatgacatggctctccgaatatactgatataaataaagtaacttgcTTAAGCGAGACTTGAAATTATTTGTTGAAATGACTTAAAGTTGGCCTCCCATCTAGCGGAATTGATCAATTAGCTTCAGAAGAAAACTAGCAGCTCTGCatgtgtcttgtagtccttctaggcTCTAATCTATCTCTATTTATCAAACATATTGGCAAcatgtgtttttcttttactCTGTCTGCACTCATAAAGCTTTGTAGAAGGCTGCCACTGTGTTTACCTGCTATTGTGATCCATACCAAGCAACCTGGGTTGTAGAAATAGGACTGGGTGATAACAGGGAACAGTCTGCTCGGTAAAGGGTTATTTAAAGAACATACTGGATGAAATGTCAGAGCTTAAACGTATCATGTTTACTTAATATCCGAATCTGATCAACATAATTagaaaatattatacatattgatcttttaaaaaatgtgcctgtttaaaaagttttttttcttttgtcctcCCAGGATGAGAACAGTATTTTGTTTATATGTGACCTgcactttaattttcccacaTCGATAATTCACACGATACGTAAACACACCGTGCGGGGGAAAATGGTGTTCGCTCCAGTTGTGATGAGACTGGACTGTGGATCCACAGCTCAAGCTCCTACAGGTACTGAACTCCTATAACACTGGTCACATGTTCAGTTTTGGAAACCAAACAGAATGCTTGAAGAGAGTTAAACAGCCCAGACTGTTTGGGTTatacattaacattaatgtaaaacccaataaaaaaataaataaaatggttagGATGCTGTGTTAACAGGCCATGTTGTCCAACATAGAATCAGTactgcctgtttttaatgcagtgctgcccGAGTGGCCGAAGATCACCAGCAACCAGTACTGACCCTCGGCCTTGTTCCTTACACACAGAGATTTTTCCAGATTCTCTAAATCTTTTGATGTTATTTTGATGGGCTGTAAATGGTGGAACATCTaaattttcacaattttttcattaaggaatatatttttttagattttttaaaaacagcttttggCAGATTGGTAAAACTCTGCTTATCTTTACTTCTGAGAGACTTCACTTTTTTCTAAAACTCCTATTGCAGCTGTTTGTATTAGTGCCACTTAATTTAACAGCtttttgttgtgtttatgttcTATTTTTGTTGAGATACATTGCTGCTATTAAGTTCTAAACAAATTCATGATTTCatgatataaataaagtattttgcaTAGACGAGAATTGAAATGACTTGTTGAAATGACCTAAAATTACCCTCCCAACTAGCGAAATTGATAAATTACCTAGCTGAATTACCAGTTTTAACTTGTTAATGAGAATATCAGCAGTTCTGTGTTTGTCTTggagtccttctgggctctaagctatatctatctatcaaacATTATGCCAACATGTGCTGTTgtttttcatgatatgctaaaaTATCTCAGTTTCAGCATCTGATATATGTTCTATATTCTAATGTGAATCAAATATGCATCTAATGATATTTGAATATCAACACATTCTGATTTAGTCTTgctttatatacattttacacagcatcccatTTTTTGCCGTTGGGGTTGTAGTTGCTGTTCATGTTCATCAAAAGCAATATGATCTTTTTCTGATATTATACGCCTTCTGTCTTACTTTACCTTTATTATGGAACAGGTTTTTGGGAACTTTCAGGCTACGGTCCTTTAGGAATCTATAAATCCGACATGAAGAGGATCGGAGGCATGAACACTATAGAGTTTAAGGATAAGTGGGGAGGAGAGGACTGGGAGTTGTTAGACAGGTAAGAGGAGACTACTAAAGTGAAACTTAATTGTCCTCAGGGGAATTTTTTTCAAGCAGCATAAAGGCTATGACATAAAAAGCACATAAATTACAACCACATACACCTAACACATTCCACACAATGTAATAACActgacattaacattaacatttccaCTAACTACTAATTTaggcccataaacatttggaaAGTGACACAATCTTAATACGTTGAGCTCTGCATGCCACAAAACTGGATTTCAAATGAAACACATGAGATGTTATTGAgttgtagactttcaggtttaattcaacgGGTTGCACAAAAATATCCTATTAAGTGTTTATgaaatacaactttttttttttacaaaagcctcctcatttcaggggctcaaaagtaataATTGGACAAATTAAATTCCCGAAATTAAGCAAAAGATCTGTCAGTTGaataaattacttttactagattaaattatttaaaacaagtttaaaacAAGGAAGTTAAAAATAAGTTATTGTTGTAATTATATTACCTTGATTTtctcaaaatgagaaatattagaaTACGATTTATAAGCAGTGCTATGTCTTAGCTTAGCTATGTTTTATCACATCACATCCCACCACAAAACGACAAAACGAGCTggtaaattaatattttgtacTATTTGTACTAAGTACAGTTCTGTACTTGGTGATGAGCTTCCTCACCAGCACTGATTCTGATAACAGTCTGTTTTTATCTTCCATTTAGGATCCTGAGCAACAAGCTGGAGGTGGAGCGACTGAACCTCAGGAATTTCCTACATTTTCACCACTCAAAGCGAGGAATGTGGAATAACTAACAGCACCACAGAACTCAAGGACTACTTTATGAACTTTTATGAACTTTTTTACTTCATGCTCAAAGAAGTGGACTTGATAATCCATGAATCAGTAATGGATTATGGAATGATTTTCTGTTGGTTTGTGAAGGCCAATAGTGTTGATTTGCTTTTAAAGTAAAAGCACcaaatattgttgttgtttttatatgtttctgttttttttttcatgttctttttaatgtttatttaaccctagaacacccagaagtacccatctaaaaatctacttgagaaaaagtaaaaaa encodes:
- the LOC103025722 gene encoding beta-1,4-N-acetylgalactosaminyltransferase 3 isoform X1, translated to MSQVLSSFFKLFGFKRLKSIVLLLVLSVLLLIIYSTFFTLQMKRNQVSDNEKVKVSQERPKSIIFRKRNSSQPDQGQVNMHVFEDWCGTSVEQLRRNVLYPLFPHIQTTISSLAVYPGQKNYGLRIFGYIHPSASGQYIFAISSDKNSEFWLSLNEEPQNIRLLAYIGRTGAEWSAPGEYGKFASQKSQPATLLKKKKYFFEVLYQQNEGVDHLEVAWRQNHRNNRFTVITSEYLSLYINESSPTLGGTAHIPQTAASHEMISEPPHPEVDMVREDPRDSIYNIPLINASRLRNVFPQCDYKPIHVFRGGQMRRFQGVFHVYFSEVYPNDYTRQTHAANDEELCFYKKDENFDKGGGFVQYLKPENSDKKEKSDPNWEKDIYIDPVDFHSKQPTRVTDVCRRAGNIIMEETEVMPVVDAFINQLRTAKNNSDLVLKRVLNVERKEDRDVGSRYLLELELEDGQNQILMVSQYFYVEKSSSKEGPVSVEWLSLCSPQDFSWDPSVRVDVLLTVKNQGRWVIQFIRQMANIYQTTGDKNFNVIIIDYSSDDLDIQAALKNAKLPSYQYRRLEGRFLKTTALQTAIDISEDENSILFICDLHFNFPTSIIHTIRKHTVRGKMVFAPVVMRLDCGSTAQAPTGFWELSGYGPLGIYKSDMKRIGGMNTIEFKDKWGGEDWELLDRILSNKLEVERLNLRNFLHFHHSKRGMWNN
- the LOC103025722 gene encoding beta-1,4-N-acetylgalactosaminyltransferase 3 isoform X7, producing the protein MSQVLSSFFKLFGFKRLKSIVLLLVLSVLLLIIYSTFFTLQMKRNQVSDNEKVKVSQERPKSIIFRKRNSSQPDQGQVNMHVFEDWCGTSVEQLRRNVLYPLFPHIQTTISSLAVYPGQKNYGLRIFGYIHPSASDKNSEFWLSLNEEPQNIRLLAYIGRTGAEWSAPGEYGKFASQKSQPATLLKKKKYFFEVLYQQNEGVDHLEVAWRQNHRNNRFTVITSEYLSLYINESSPTLGGTAHIPQTAASHEMISEPPHPEVDMVREDPRDSIYNIPLINASRLRNVFPQCDYKPIHVFRGGQMRRFQGVFHVYFSEVYPNDYTRQTHAANDEELCFYKKDENFDKGGGFVQYLKPENSDKKEKSDPNWEKDIYIDPVDFHSKQPTRVTDVCRRAGNIIMEETEVMPVVDAFINQLRTAKNNSDLVLKRVLNVERKEDRDVGSRYLLELELEDGQNQILMVSQYFYVEKSSSKEGPVSVEWLSLCSPQDFSWDPSVRVDVLLTVKNQGRWVIQFIRQMANIYQTTGDKNFNVIIIDYSSDDLDIQAALKNAKLPSYQYRRLEGRFLKTTALQTAIDISEDENSILFICDLHFNFPTSIIHTIRKHTVRGKMVFAPVVMRLDCGSTAQAPTGFWELSGYGPLGIYKSDMKRIGGMNTIEFKDKWGGEDWELLDRILSNKLEVERLNLRNFLHFHHSKRGMWNN